A single Streptomyces sp. 2114.4 DNA region contains:
- a CDS encoding 2-keto-4-pentenoate hydratase, producing the protein MTSDALQDIAADLYGAHRSGKAVPSAVRNGSLSSRSDAYEIQWAQLRQRVLDRDPLRGFKAGLTSVPAQRDMDTSEPVLGHLTDSMFPPGHEPLGGGEFLRPRIEPALAFVLGGPLGGPRVTATDALRAVDCVLPALEITDSRYEDGPASVLDLVADNAGCRSVVLGGTPAALSDVDLRLSGCVLHRKGEVAATGAGGMALGSPVNALVWVANAVRQEEFALDAGHVVLVPCLTPAVAFEPGDTVSASIAGVGTVTAVRAR; encoded by the coding sequence ATGACATCAGATGCCTTGCAGGACATCGCCGCGGATCTGTACGGCGCCCACCGGAGCGGGAAGGCAGTTCCCTCGGCGGTGCGCAACGGTTCCCTTTCCTCCCGGTCCGATGCTTACGAAATCCAGTGGGCGCAGCTGCGGCAGCGGGTTTTGGACCGTGACCCGCTGCGCGGATTCAAAGCCGGCCTGACGTCCGTGCCCGCACAACGGGACATGGACACCTCGGAACCGGTTCTGGGCCATCTCACCGACAGCATGTTCCCTCCCGGCCACGAGCCCCTGGGCGGCGGGGAATTCCTCCGCCCCCGCATCGAGCCGGCGCTGGCCTTCGTGCTGGGTGGGCCGCTGGGCGGTCCCCGGGTCACCGCGACCGACGCCCTCCGCGCGGTGGACTGTGTGCTGCCCGCCCTGGAGATCACCGACTCCAGGTACGAGGACGGGCCGGCATCCGTCCTCGACCTGGTCGCCGACAACGCCGGCTGCCGGAGCGTCGTGCTGGGCGGCACCCCGGCAGCCCTCTCGGACGTCGACCTGCGGTTGTCCGGCTGTGTGCTGCACCGCAAGGGAGAGGTGGCCGCCACCGGCGCGGGCGGCATGGCGCTCGGCTCGCCCGTCAACGCCCTGGTGTGGGTGGCGAATGCCGTGCGCCAGGAAGAGTTCGCCCTCGACGCCGGTCATGTGGTGCTCGTCCCCTGCCTCACCCCGGCCGTCGCCTTCGAGCCCGGCGACACCGTGAGCGCGAGCATCGCCGGCGTCGGCACCGTGACCGCCGTGCGCGCACGCTGA
- the ahcY gene encoding adenosylhomocysteinase: protein MTASLTVDSAGSVNDFKVADLSLAALGRKEIELAEHEMPGLMALRREFGPEQPLAGKKIAGSLHMTVQTAVLIETLTALGADVRWASCNIFSTQDQAAAAVVVGPDGTEKEPSGSAVFAWKGETLEEYWWCLEQVMTWPDGSGPHSIVDDGGDATLLVHLGAEYEASGVVPSADENDPEDHRLLLDTLRRSLADNPTKYREMAKSIVGVTEETTNGVNRLYQLAREDKLLFTGINVNDSVTKSKFDNKYGIRHSLVDGINRATDVMIAGKLAVVCGYGDVGKGAVASLRGQGARVVVTEADPICALQAAMDGLQVVTLDDVISSGDIFITTTGNRDIIMADSMAKMKHNAIIGNVGHFDNEIDMAGLAKVTGIKKIEIKPQVHEWVFPTGKSIIVLSEGRLLNLGNATGHPSFVMSCSFANQTLAQVALHTKGEEYETKVYTLPKHLDEKVARFHLPALGAKLTVLTKVQAEYVGVDVDGPFKPDHYRY, encoded by the coding sequence GTGACGGCTAGCTTGACCGTCGACAGCGCCGGATCGGTCAACGACTTCAAGGTCGCCGATCTCTCCCTTGCGGCGCTCGGCCGCAAGGAGATCGAACTCGCCGAGCACGAGATGCCCGGACTGATGGCGCTGCGCCGGGAGTTCGGCCCTGAGCAGCCGCTGGCCGGCAAGAAGATCGCCGGCTCGCTGCACATGACCGTCCAGACAGCGGTGCTCATCGAGACGCTGACCGCGCTCGGAGCCGATGTCCGCTGGGCGAGCTGCAACATCTTCTCCACCCAGGACCAGGCCGCCGCCGCGGTGGTGGTCGGCCCGGACGGCACCGAGAAGGAGCCGTCGGGCAGCGCCGTGTTCGCCTGGAAGGGCGAGACGCTGGAGGAGTACTGGTGGTGCCTGGAGCAGGTGATGACCTGGCCGGACGGCTCGGGGCCGCACTCCATCGTCGACGACGGCGGTGACGCCACCCTGCTGGTGCACCTCGGGGCCGAGTACGAGGCGTCGGGCGTGGTGCCCTCCGCGGACGAGAACGACCCGGAGGACCACCGGCTCCTGCTCGACACCCTGCGCCGTTCGCTGGCCGACAACCCGACGAAGTACCGGGAGATGGCCAAGAGCATCGTCGGTGTCACCGAGGAGACCACCAATGGCGTCAACCGGCTGTACCAGCTGGCGCGGGAAGACAAGCTGCTGTTCACCGGGATCAACGTCAACGACTCGGTGACCAAGAGCAAGTTCGACAACAAGTACGGCATCCGGCACTCCCTGGTCGACGGCATCAACCGGGCCACGGACGTGATGATCGCCGGCAAGCTCGCGGTGGTCTGCGGCTACGGCGACGTCGGCAAGGGTGCCGTCGCTTCGCTGCGCGGCCAGGGCGCGCGCGTGGTCGTCACGGAGGCCGACCCGATCTGCGCGCTGCAGGCCGCGATGGACGGGCTGCAGGTCGTCACGCTGGACGACGTGATCTCCTCGGGTGACATCTTCATCACCACGACGGGCAACCGCGACATCATCATGGCCGACAGCATGGCCAAGATGAAGCACAACGCGATCATCGGCAACGTCGGGCACTTCGACAACGAGATCGATATGGCCGGTCTCGCCAAGGTGACCGGCATCAAGAAGATCGAGATCAAGCCGCAGGTGCACGAGTGGGTATTCCCCACTGGCAAGTCGATCATCGTGCTGAGCGAGGGCCGGCTGCTCAACCTGGGCAATGCGACCGGCCACCCGAGCTTCGTGATGTCCTGCTCGTTCGCCAACCAGACGCTTGCACAGGTCGCGCTGCACACCAAGGGCGAAGAGTACGAGACCAAGGTCTACACGCTGCCCAAGCATCTCGACGAGAAGGTCGCACGGTTCCACCTTCCCGCTCTCGGCGCCAAGCTCACGGTGCTCACCAAGGTGCAGGCCGAATACGTCGGCGTCGACGTGGACGGCCCCTTCAAGCCGGATCATTACCGCTACTGA
- a CDS encoding 2-keto-4-pentenoate hydratase has protein sequence MAEPLEIRSGDARRAAEVLLDAERSVTARGPITAHWPDLDLPGAYTVQREALHQRLQRGETLIGVKLGLTSRAKQIRMGIDAPSLAWLTDAMVLPAGVPLPRQRLIHPRAEPEIVFVMRERLAGPGITAAVALGAVDRVYGGIEIIDSRYQDFKFTLADAVADNSSSGLFVLGPLGRSPEGMDLAHEACLLEVDGQVVDSATGAAVQGHPAEALALAANALGERGLAIDAGAIVLTGGMTDAVHVQPGASVAAHFSTLGTITVAGG, from the coding sequence ATGGCCGAGCCACTGGAAATCCGCTCCGGCGACGCCCGGCGCGCGGCCGAGGTCCTGCTCGACGCCGAGCGCTCGGTCACCGCTCGCGGACCGATCACCGCGCACTGGCCGGATCTTGACCTGCCGGGCGCGTACACGGTGCAGCGCGAGGCGCTGCACCAGCGGCTGCAGCGAGGCGAGACGCTGATCGGCGTCAAGCTCGGCCTCACCTCGCGCGCCAAGCAGATCAGGATGGGGATCGACGCACCGTCGCTGGCATGGCTGACCGACGCCATGGTGCTGCCGGCCGGCGTCCCCCTGCCCCGGCAGCGGCTGATCCACCCGCGGGCCGAGCCGGAGATCGTCTTCGTGATGCGGGAGCGGCTGGCGGGCCCCGGCATCACCGCGGCGGTCGCCCTTGGTGCCGTGGACCGCGTCTACGGCGGCATCGAGATCATCGACAGCCGTTACCAGGACTTCAAGTTCACCCTGGCGGACGCGGTGGCGGACAACAGCTCCTCCGGGCTGTTCGTGCTCGGTCCCCTCGGACGCTCCCCCGAGGGCATGGACCTCGCACACGAAGCGTGCCTGCTGGAGGTCGACGGCCAGGTGGTCGACTCCGCCACCGGCGCGGCGGTGCAGGGACACCCGGCGGAGGCACTTGCCCTCGCCGCCAACGCCCTCGGCGAGCGGGGACTGGCCATCGACGCCGGCGCGATCGTCCTCACCGGCGGCATGACCGACGCGGTCCACGTCCAGCCGGGCGCGAGCGTCGCCGCGCACTTCTCCACTCTCGGCACCATCACCGTCGCAGGAGGCTGA
- a CDS encoding FAD/NAD(P)-binding protein: MSRSVEIGVVGGGASAVCLLDALAQTHTPPGGITVFEPSPHLWRGRPYQPDVETVRVNIAPDGMSVRFGDSGHFPRWLADRDAATGSGPDFVDPLNRMRFVPRALYGQYLEDAAQAALAQLRERGWRIDIVREAVSAATPDDGQVALRTRSGRQAVVDYTVLCVGRGQPGDPYALTGTEGFIADPYPLSRTLTDIGPDDTVGVIGSGLTGIDVVLSLAGGGHRGRILLLSRSGALPLVRQSPLPYTLQHFTAERFRGAAARGEMLTVDELVGVMRTEFSAAGEDFDSVTEEIAALTEEDPVRRLRRHLAEVHSPRRGLRILQHAVPATGPDIWPLLPEHEKTELLRTHYRSVMSLCCPMPPTAAARVLDLIDAGQLEIVSGIRHIEPSGGGAFTLHTDEEQPAYRADRLVNAVSPSSGSLPLKAENLIASLTAAGLAQRHPRGGVTVDRPTSRLVVDGTADPRLYALGDLASGSLFFTFGLPSIVDRAYDIADAIHADVRGRTSSLCGADVLQNT; this comes from the coding sequence ATGAGCCGTAGCGTCGAGATAGGCGTAGTCGGGGGCGGGGCATCCGCGGTCTGCCTGCTCGACGCGCTCGCTCAGACCCACACACCACCGGGCGGCATCACGGTCTTCGAGCCGTCCCCACATTTATGGCGCGGCCGGCCGTACCAGCCGGATGTGGAGACGGTCCGGGTGAACATCGCACCCGACGGAATGTCCGTACGCTTCGGCGACAGCGGCCACTTCCCGCGATGGCTCGCCGACCGGGACGCCGCCACCGGCTCCGGTCCGGACTTCGTGGACCCGCTGAACCGGATGCGTTTCGTACCTCGCGCGCTGTACGGCCAATATCTGGAGGATGCGGCACAGGCGGCGCTGGCGCAGCTGCGTGAGCGCGGGTGGCGCATCGACATCGTCCGGGAGGCGGTGTCGGCCGCGACTCCTGACGACGGGCAAGTGGCCCTGCGCACGCGGAGCGGCCGGCAGGCCGTCGTCGACTACACCGTGTTATGCGTGGGTCGCGGGCAGCCCGGCGACCCGTACGCGCTGACCGGCACCGAAGGCTTCATCGCCGACCCCTACCCGCTGTCGCGCACCCTCACGGACATCGGCCCCGACGACACCGTCGGCGTGATCGGCAGCGGTCTGACCGGCATCGACGTGGTCCTCTCGCTCGCCGGCGGCGGCCACCGCGGCCGGATCCTGCTGCTCTCGCGCAGCGGCGCGCTCCCCCTGGTACGCCAGAGTCCGCTCCCGTACACCCTGCAGCACTTCACGGCCGAGAGGTTCCGTGGCGCGGCGGCACGCGGCGAGATGCTGACGGTCGATGAGCTGGTCGGCGTGATGCGTACGGAGTTCAGCGCGGCCGGCGAGGACTTCGACTCGGTGACCGAGGAGATAGCTGCGCTCACCGAAGAGGACCCCGTGCGGCGCCTGCGCCGGCACCTGGCCGAAGTGCACTCCCCGCGCCGCGGGTTGCGCATCCTCCAGCATGCCGTGCCGGCCACCGGGCCGGACATCTGGCCGCTGCTGCCCGAGCACGAGAAGACCGAGCTGCTGCGCACGCACTACCGCTCGGTGATGAGCCTGTGCTGCCCCATGCCGCCGACCGCGGCGGCCAGGGTCCTGGACCTGATCGATGCCGGGCAGCTGGAGATCGTCTCCGGTATCCGGCACATCGAGCCGTCGGGCGGCGGAGCCTTCACCTTGCACACGGACGAGGAGCAGCCGGCCTACCGCGCCGACCGCCTGGTCAACGCGGTGAGCCCGTCCTCCGGCAGCCTGCCGCTCAAGGCCGAGAACCTGATCGCTTCGCTGACCGCGGCCGGCCTCGCCCAGCGGCATCCGCGCGGCGGGGTGACGGTGGACCGGCCCACCAGCCGGCTCGTGGTGGACGGCACGGCCGACCCCCGGCTGTACGCGCTCGGCGATCTCGCCTCGGGCAGCCTCTTCTTCACCTTCGGTCTTCCCTCGATCGTCGACCGCGCCTACGACATCGCCGACGCCATCCATGCGGACGTCAGGGGAAGAACGTCCTCCCTGTGCGGGGCCGACGTACTGCAGAACACCTGA
- a CDS encoding PLP-dependent aminotransferase family protein: protein MSVDLGVRPWDQLFARHVAGDTGDQITAILNQSGATDAITLSGGFPHPETFPTQAIAESFPRVLEQSVALQYSPTAGLPGLRDWFAGWLGAQEGVRPAENELCITSGGMEGIGLISRCVLDPGDRVVVEGPTFFGALVGFQRSLTQVEAVPVDDDGLDVLALERLLATSNGPVPKIVYVIPDFQNPSGLSMSVERRHALVALARRHGILIVEDVAYRELGFDGERRPSLWALGSDVVAQVGTFAKTFAPGIRMGWVAAPAELVGQLLRAKQNTDQCTGALGQLLLEDYGRSGRFDQGIAFSRKFYRERRDIMVDALRTHLPEGMTFTRPLGGFFSWITAPAHLDTVALQKQALDEKVTYVPGAAFYPDGRGHNQLRLAYSRVPDEKITEGVRKLASVLTRADKA from the coding sequence ATGTCCGTTGACCTTGGTGTCCGCCCGTGGGACCAGCTGTTCGCCCGGCATGTGGCGGGGGACACGGGTGACCAGATCACCGCCATCCTCAATCAGTCCGGCGCCACGGACGCGATCACCCTCTCCGGTGGCTTCCCGCACCCGGAGACGTTTCCCACCCAGGCCATCGCGGAGAGCTTCCCGCGGGTGCTGGAACAGTCCGTCGCGCTGCAGTACAGCCCCACCGCGGGACTTCCCGGCCTGCGGGACTGGTTCGCCGGCTGGCTCGGCGCGCAGGAGGGCGTCCGCCCGGCGGAGAACGAACTCTGCATCACCAGCGGCGGCATGGAGGGCATCGGGCTCATCAGCCGGTGTGTGCTCGACCCGGGTGACCGTGTCGTCGTGGAAGGGCCGACGTTCTTCGGTGCGCTCGTCGGGTTCCAGCGGAGCCTGACGCAGGTGGAGGCGGTGCCGGTCGACGACGACGGCCTCGACGTCTTGGCGCTGGAGCGGTTGCTGGCCACGTCGAACGGTCCGGTGCCGAAGATCGTGTATGTCATTCCGGACTTCCAGAACCCGAGCGGTCTGAGCATGTCGGTCGAGCGCAGGCATGCCCTGGTCGCGCTGGCGCGGCGGCACGGCATCCTGATCGTCGAGGACGTCGCCTACCGGGAACTGGGATTCGACGGGGAGCGGCGGCCCAGCCTGTGGGCCCTGGGGTCGGATGTGGTGGCCCAGGTGGGCACCTTCGCGAAGACGTTCGCCCCCGGCATCCGGATGGGCTGGGTGGCCGCGCCGGCCGAGCTCGTCGGCCAGCTGCTGCGCGCCAAACAGAACACGGACCAGTGCACCGGAGCACTGGGGCAGTTGCTGCTGGAGGACTACGGGCGCTCGGGCAGGTTCGACCAGGGCATCGCCTTCTCGCGGAAGTTCTACCGTGAACGGCGCGACATCATGGTGGACGCGTTGCGCACGCATCTCCCCGAGGGCATGACCTTCACCCGCCCGCTGGGCGGCTTCTTCAGCTGGATCACGGCCCCCGCTCACCTGGACACCGTGGCGCTCCAGAAACAGGCTCTCGACGAGAAGGTCACCTATGTCCCCGGCGCGGCGTTCTACCCGGACGGCCGTGGCCACAACCAGCTGAGGCTGGCCTACAGCCGGGTTCCCGACGAGAAGATCACCGAGGGAGTGCGCAAACTGGCGAGCGTGCTCACCCGGGCGGACAAGGCGTAG
- a CDS encoding 2-hydroxymuconate tautomerase, which translates to MPFIDVTLGSGRSPEQVRALIHELTQAAHRAVGAPLANIRVVIREVDPAHWAAGDVTTEERNARKKDAG; encoded by the coding sequence ATGCCGTTCATCGACGTGACCCTGGGATCCGGACGGTCACCGGAGCAGGTCCGCGCACTGATCCATGAACTGACACAAGCCGCGCACCGCGCTGTGGGTGCCCCGCTGGCGAACATCCGGGTGGTCATCCGGGAGGTCGATCCGGCGCACTGGGCAGCCGGTGACGTCACGACCGAGGAACGCAACGCCCGGAAGAAGGACGCCGGCTGA
- a CDS encoding flavin reductase family protein: MDSNGAADTDPRDDASPARLRQALGQFASGVTVVTTATGEPGDLHAHGMTANAFTSVSLEPPLVLISVAAATATHRRIAGTGRYGISILSEAQEPLSQHFAGGTQRPELVRFVWRDGLPLLSGALVHLSCRVRQSHRAGDHTLFIGEVEGLWCGSGPPLVHFRKQLHTLDIPHRDEIPALHGAGDLLAEEQTERPVHVR; encoded by the coding sequence ATGGACAGCAACGGTGCCGCCGACACCGACCCCCGCGACGACGCGAGCCCGGCGCGATTGCGCCAGGCACTCGGCCAATTCGCCAGCGGAGTCACCGTGGTCACCACCGCGACGGGCGAGCCGGGCGATCTGCACGCACACGGTATGACCGCGAACGCCTTCACCTCGGTCTCCCTGGAACCCCCGCTCGTGCTCATCTCGGTCGCCGCCGCGACCGCCACGCACCGGCGGATCGCCGGCACCGGCCGCTACGGGATTTCCATTCTGAGCGAGGCGCAGGAGCCGTTGTCGCAGCACTTCGCGGGCGGTACGCAGCGGCCCGAACTGGTCCGCTTCGTGTGGCGTGACGGTCTTCCCCTGCTGTCCGGCGCCCTGGTGCACCTGTCCTGCAGGGTCCGGCAGTCCCACCGTGCGGGCGACCACACCCTGTTCATCGGAGAGGTCGAAGGGCTCTGGTGCGGTTCGGGGCCGCCGCTGGTCCATTTCCGAAAGCAACTGCACACGCTCGACATCCCTCATCGCGACGAGATACCGGCGCTGCACGGCGCCGGGGACCTTCTCGCCGAGGAGCAGACAGAAAGGCCCGTTCATGTCCGTTGA
- a CDS encoding aldehyde dehydrogenase produces the protein MTEIRDICHLIGGQSVASADGKTFETRDPHDNSVIGTVARGAAVDGERAVAAARKAFDEGPWPRMTPTERRKILHDVADAVDAHREELAMLETVDSGKIIRQALHGEMPRVAQNLRFFADYAAMATDEAYPNGPVLGYSLRPPAGVVSAISPWNAPLMLATWKAAPALAFGNTVVLKPAPQTPLTAARFGQLATAAGLPEGVLNIVHGFGADEVAGPLTSDPRVDRITFTGSSATGARIMAAAAPHLTPVSAELGGKSANIVFDDADLDVAVPESIKAIFGGNGQVCFSGSRLFVQRGILPAFLERFTEEAAKIVVGDPKRHETFMGPLIEQRHLDKVQGYVDLAQKEGGTVLTGGSPVTTGELSSGFYYAPTVITGLTNDTRTAQEEIFGPVETVIPFDTEQEALRLANSSPYGLAGILFTTNLDRAHRMAAHWKAGTVWVNCYFERDLRMPFGGEGISGVGREGGPHSREFFTEPRAVVLRIR, from the coding sequence GTGACAGAGATTCGGGACATCTGCCACCTGATCGGCGGTCAGTCCGTCGCATCCGCAGACGGAAAGACGTTTGAGACCAGAGATCCGCACGACAATTCGGTGATAGGCACTGTGGCCAGAGGGGCCGCGGTGGATGGTGAGCGTGCGGTTGCGGCGGCACGGAAGGCATTCGACGAGGGCCCGTGGCCCAGAATGACCCCCACGGAACGCCGCAAGATCCTTCACGATGTGGCCGACGCCGTGGACGCGCATCGTGAAGAGCTGGCGATGCTGGAGACCGTGGACAGCGGAAAGATCATCCGGCAGGCGCTGCACGGGGAGATGCCCCGGGTCGCCCAGAATTTGCGGTTCTTCGCTGATTACGCGGCGATGGCGACCGACGAGGCCTATCCCAACGGCCCGGTACTCGGCTACTCCCTGCGGCCGCCGGCGGGCGTCGTCTCGGCGATCAGTCCATGGAACGCGCCGCTCATGCTCGCCACGTGGAAGGCCGCGCCCGCCCTCGCCTTCGGCAACACCGTGGTGCTCAAGCCCGCCCCGCAGACCCCGCTGACGGCGGCCCGGTTCGGTCAACTCGCCACTGCCGCGGGGCTGCCGGAGGGCGTGCTCAATATCGTGCACGGCTTCGGCGCCGATGAGGTGGCCGGCCCGCTGACCAGCGATCCGCGCGTGGACCGCATCACCTTCACGGGCTCCAGCGCCACCGGAGCCCGGATCATGGCCGCCGCGGCACCTCACCTGACCCCCGTCTCCGCCGAACTGGGCGGCAAGTCGGCGAACATCGTCTTCGACGACGCCGACCTGGACGTGGCGGTACCCGAGTCGATCAAGGCGATCTTCGGCGGCAACGGCCAGGTCTGTTTCTCCGGGTCACGGCTGTTCGTACAGCGCGGGATTCTGCCGGCCTTCCTGGAGCGCTTCACCGAAGAGGCGGCCAAAATCGTCGTCGGTGACCCCAAGCGTCACGAGACATTCATGGGCCCGCTGATCGAGCAACGGCATCTGGACAAGGTGCAGGGCTATGTCGACCTGGCACAAAAAGAAGGCGGCACGGTCCTCACCGGCGGATCACCCGTGACGACCGGTGAACTGTCCAGTGGCTTCTACTACGCGCCGACAGTCATCACCGGGCTGACCAACGACACCCGGACGGCGCAGGAAGAGATTTTCGGCCCGGTGGAGACGGTCATCCCGTTCGACACCGAACAAGAAGCACTGCGACTGGCCAACTCCAGCCCGTACGGACTGGCCGGGATTCTGTTCACCACCAACCTCGACCGCGCTCACCGGATGGCGGCCCACTGGAAAGCCGGGACGGTATGGGTGAACTGTTATTTCGAGCGTGATCTCCGTATGCCGTTCGGCGGCGAAGGCATCAGCGGGGTCGGCAGAGAAGGCGGGCCGCATTCGCGTGAATTCTTCACCGAACCGCGTGCCGTGGTCCTGCGCATTCGCTGA
- a CDS encoding RraA family protein → MQTVHHELVRPPQDKVDALRALLLPEYSPSCLVADAGPRIGAIGGLQSVKREHRAIGPALTIDLPEDGLVDILPVLPTAKPGDIIVLACHGNTRMAMWGGLMATLSQMAGIAGAVVDGAIRDVDELRDLDFPIWYRATMPRRCPPAAPPDADGPVQVNVPVRIGGETIEPGDIVVAEENGVGVVPPQLTDEVIAATKQLLAKESSIRDQINDGATLAELLAQFGHL, encoded by the coding sequence GTGCAGACCGTTCATCATGAGCTCGTTCGGCCGCCCCAGGACAAGGTCGATGCGCTGCGAGCGCTGCTGCTGCCCGAGTACAGCCCGAGCTGCCTGGTCGCCGACGCCGGCCCGCGGATCGGCGCGATCGGCGGACTGCAGTCCGTCAAGCGGGAACACCGCGCCATCGGCCCCGCGCTGACGATCGACCTTCCGGAGGACGGCCTGGTCGACATTCTGCCGGTGCTGCCGACGGCGAAGCCCGGCGACATCATCGTGCTCGCCTGCCACGGCAACACCCGGATGGCGATGTGGGGCGGGCTGATGGCGACCCTTTCACAGATGGCCGGCATCGCCGGTGCCGTCGTCGACGGCGCCATCCGCGACGTCGACGAATTGCGGGACCTCGACTTCCCGATCTGGTACCGGGCCACCATGCCGCGCCGCTGCCCTCCCGCGGCGCCGCCGGACGCCGACGGGCCCGTGCAGGTCAATGTGCCGGTGCGCATCGGCGGGGAGACCATCGAACCCGGCGACATCGTGGTGGCCGAGGAGAACGGTGTGGGCGTGGTTCCGCCGCAGCTCACCGACGAGGTGATAGCGGCGACAAAGCAGCTTCTCGCCAAGGAAAGCAGCATCCGGGACCAGATCAACGACGGTGCCACGCTGGCTGAACTTCTCGCGCAATTCGGCCATCTTTAA
- a CDS encoding 4-hydroxyphenylacetate 3-hydroxylase family protein: MTSTVPLPELAGARNDVRPMTGHEYLDSLRDGREIYIYGERVEDVTTHPGFRNSTRSIARLYDALHAPEAEGVLRVPTETGNGGFTHPFFKTARSADDLIASRDAIVAWQRMVYGWMGRTPDYKASFLGTLGAHSDFYGPFKDNALRWYKQAQERVLYFSHALVHPPIDRDRPADETADVCVHVEEETDAGLIVSGAKVVATGSALTNHNFVAHYGLPVRDKRFGVVFTVPMDAPGLKLFCRASYEMMATVMGSPFDYPLSSRLDENDAIMVMDRVLIPWENVFMYDAEAANSFANGSGFVDRFTFHGCTRLAVKLDFIAGCAMKAVEMTGTSGFRGVQAQIGEILNWRDLFWGLSDAMAKSPVSWVGGAVQPNVRYGMAYRTFMGIGYPRIKEILQQTLGSGLIYLNSHASDWKNPEVRPYLDKYLRGSKGIEAIDRVKLLKLLWDAVGTEFGGRHELYERNYGGDHEAVRFQTLWAYQESGDADALKGFVDQCMDEYDVDGWRRPDLFNPDELSFVRGR; the protein is encoded by the coding sequence ATGACCTCAACGGTCCCGCTGCCGGAACTGGCCGGCGCGCGTAACGACGTCCGCCCCATGACGGGCCACGAGTACCTGGACTCGCTGCGCGACGGCCGGGAGATCTATATCTACGGCGAGCGCGTCGAGGACGTCACCACCCACCCCGGCTTCCGCAACAGCACACGCTCCATCGCCAGGCTCTACGACGCGCTGCACGCGCCGGAGGCCGAAGGGGTGCTCCGGGTACCGACCGAGACCGGGAACGGCGGGTTCACCCACCCCTTCTTCAAGACCGCGCGCTCCGCGGACGACTTGATCGCCTCCCGTGACGCGATCGTCGCCTGGCAGCGGATGGTCTACGGGTGGATGGGCCGTACGCCGGACTACAAGGCCTCCTTCCTCGGCACCCTGGGAGCCCACTCGGACTTCTACGGGCCGTTCAAGGACAACGCGCTGCGCTGGTACAAGCAGGCCCAGGAACGGGTGCTGTACTTCAGCCACGCGCTGGTGCACCCGCCGATCGACCGGGACCGGCCCGCCGACGAGACGGCGGACGTCTGCGTCCACGTCGAGGAGGAGACCGACGCCGGCCTCATCGTCTCCGGTGCCAAGGTGGTCGCCACCGGCTCCGCGCTGACCAACCACAACTTCGTCGCCCACTACGGCCTTCCGGTGCGCGACAAGCGGTTCGGCGTGGTGTTCACGGTGCCGATGGACGCACCGGGGCTGAAGCTGTTCTGCCGTGCCTCCTACGAAATGATGGCCACGGTCATGGGGAGCCCGTTCGACTACCCGCTGTCCAGCCGACTGGACGAGAACGACGCCATCATGGTCATGGACCGCGTGCTCATTCCCTGGGAGAACGTGTTCATGTACGACGCGGAGGCGGCGAACTCCTTCGCGAACGGCTCGGGCTTCGTCGACCGCTTCACCTTCCACGGGTGCACCCGCCTCGCGGTGAAGCTCGACTTCATCGCCGGGTGCGCGATGAAGGCGGTGGAGATGACCGGCACCTCCGGCTTTCGCGGGGTGCAGGCGCAGATCGGCGAGATCCTGAACTGGCGTGATCTTTTCTGGGGCCTGTCCGACGCGATGGCCAAGTCGCCGGTCTCCTGGGTGGGCGGTGCCGTCCAGCCGAACGTGCGCTACGGCATGGCCTACCGGACCTTCATGGGCATCGGCTACCCACGCATCAAGGAGATCCTGCAGCAGACGCTCGGCAGCGGGCTCATCTACCTCAACTCGCACGCGAGCGACTGGAAGAACCCCGAGGTGCGCCCTTACCTGGACAAGTACCTCCGGGGCTCCAAGGGGATCGAGGCGATCGACCGGGTCAAGCTGCTGAAGCTGCTCTGGGACGCCGTCGGCACCGAGTTCGGCGGGCGTCACGAGCTCTACGAGCGCAACTACGGGGGTGACCACGAGGCCGTCCGGTTCCAGACCCTGTGGGCCTACCAGGAGTCCGGCGACGCCGATGCGCTCAAGGGCTTCGTGGACCAGTGCATGGACGAGTACGACGTCGATGGCTGGCGGCGCCCGGACCTGTTCAACCCGGACGAGCTGTCATTCGTCCGCGGCCGCTGA